In Silene latifolia isolate original U9 population chromosome X, ASM4854445v1, whole genome shotgun sequence, the following proteins share a genomic window:
- the LOC141619905 gene encoding protein FAR1-RELATED SEQUENCE 5-like, which yields MTEVQKQFVTKVKVLKLGGVKAYRGWKELCGGYDNIGATEVDFKNFVRDIKTYIVDENKCLAGVFWADPICIKNYMLFGEVLSADATYGTNKYDMVFVPFTGVDHHKRCITFGAGLIGDKSIECYT from the exons ATGACAGAGGTACAGAAGCAATTTGTCACAAAGGTAAAGGTGCTAAAACTAGGTGGTGTGAAAGCCTATAGAGGTTGGAAGGAGCTGTGTGGAGGTTATGACAACATTGGGGCTACTGAGGTTGATTTCAAAAACTTTGTGAGGGACATAAAAACCTACATTG TAGATGAAAACAAGTGCCTGGCTGGAGTGTTTTGGGCAGATCCGATCTGCATAAAGAACTACATGCTGTTCGGTGAGGTTTTATCAGCAGATGCTACATAtggaacaaacaaatacgatatgGTGTTTGTGCCTTTCACAGGAGTTGATCACCACAAAAGGTGCATAACGTTTGGAGCTGGGTTGATAGGTGATAAAAGTATTGAGTGTTATACATAG